The DNA segment CTAGGGTGTGATCAAGGAACCGCAGACATGAACTACGGTTTGAAGATGTGAATAGGGTTCCCTTGAGCCTCTAGTACAATAGGTGCCTTAGGTAACAAAGACTGTTCTTGTATGCCTCGATGAATACCCTCCATAGCATTCTTATCACTTGTTTGTCTGCTCTGTTGGGCCGTTAACTGCTCTGGCCCTTCATCCTATTCACTTCCAGCAGACTCTTCTTATCAAGCCCTGTCATCCACACCCTCGGGGCCCCTGCACTTGCCATTCTGCCCACACTTTTCGTTCACCAATTTAGTGCCGCTCTGGTATCTATAAATTATTTCCTCTCATCCTTGGGCTTGCTttcgtcctcttccaccacacACCGCACCCATCCCTCCCGCTTCGAGCTTTGTGCCAGTCTGTTGcccaacacaacacacatcAGATCTCCAAGCAAGCTTCGCATTGAAGCCTCATAGTAAGtcgcatcatctccaccactGTCATCATCATTGTCATCTCTGCTTAAATATTCATCTTTGCTTCCTACATCTCGTGGACATTATCCACACCTGAGGGAAGGTGATAAGGGTATTGTCACATTTCCTTCACACATCACTCATCTCTTCCAGCCCTGAGGCCTTGCTTTTCATTCACAGGACACATCTTTGGACTTCTCACCTCACAGTGAATCACTGACACTGACACTTCTCTTTCTTCCACAAGCatttcgacttcttctcatcaCATCTGCCACACTTTCtcacaaacaaccaccgctCAACCACAATGGCTGACACCAAGATTTCTCCCGCTGCCCCTGAGGGCTTTTCTGAGCGTGAGCAGCGCCTCATGATGTTTGTCCTGCTCCACAGTGACATCACCTCTTTGCAGGCACGTTTCTTGCTTTCTTTCACCACACCGTTGCTTCTCTAGCAGTGCTGACACTTCTTTCTTACAGATTGACTACCCTGCTGTTGCCTCCCGCATGGGCCTCACCAATGTCCGCtccgcctccaacgcctGGGGCaccctcaagaagaagattctTGCCATCGATGCCCAGGATAAGGCCGCCAACCCTgacaaggctgctgctgctgaggagagCACCGCTTCGACCAAGGCCACTACTAAGACCCCCGCCAAGGGCAAGcgtgctgctgccgccatAACCGAGGgcgatgccgatgccgaaATCGCCACTCCCACCAAGAAGCCCCGTGGCAGAAAGCCCAAGgctgccaccgccacccccaagACTGAGGATATGGTGACGTCTGAGGATGGCGAGAAGGCCGAGGGCAGTGAGAATActcccatcaacctcgtTACACCCACCGTGACCCCCGTCAAGAAGCCTCGTGGTcgcgccgccgccaagatcaaggctgaGGCCGCTGCCAAAGCCGCCGCTGAGGTCGGGGCCGCTAACACGaagactgctgctgccaaggaggaggacttgGAGTCCGGGGTCAAGGATGAATCCACCGTCACTGAGGccaaaaaggaggaggacgatgtcgaggagcttgTTAGCCCCGAGGATGTCGCCCACCTGGAGAAGATTGCCGCTGACGGAATCAAAGCTATCAAGCAGGAggatctggaggaggaggacgaggatgatggcacCATTTAGGTCCTTATTTTCGTTAACTCACGAGCACAttgacctcatcctcacttTACGAATTCTCTGGTAGGGCTTTGATATAGGCAGCTGCGCGGAGTTTGGGAATAGATAGGAGTCTCGGTTGGGCTTGGAATTTCTCTCCCGTCTTTGGAGCAGACCATAGGAACATGAAGCCTGCATAGTAACGAAGCAATGGGGATATAATGAAATGCCTTTTCTTCAACACCTGACCGTGATTCATTGATGTGACTACAGCAGTGGTGTGCCAGGTAACCTTTGTGAACGATTGTGCAAGTGCGGCAACGTGCCTCCATCTCTCTGCCATCTTGTGGCCGCCTCGTCATCTCAAAGTTATGTGTAACTCAGATCGCACTTTGGGTCACCTCAACCCCAGTGCTTACTTCTGTCCCAACATGACCTGGAGTTTCATGATGTGCATTCTCAAAGTCCATGGCCATTATGCTGATGCCTTCCCGACATATCACACCGGAGGCCGGCGCACTTGTGCATAAGAGCAGTGTGAGGAAGGAAGGCATGGTCCACGATAAGATGCGCTGGTTACCGCCATCAAGTCGCAGATAAAGCATCGCTCCTTCCTTTCGGAGACCACCTGCACCGATGGCGGAGAATTATTGCGACAGCCCTGCCTCACGTTTTTTATTTCCCTGCCCATCTTCagctttctcttctcctacCATTGAAACTGACCTACCACGCTTATCATCAATCCTCACCATGTTCGCCTCTCATGTCATCGGGATGCTGCTGGCTGCGGCCTCAGTCAAGGTAGGTCGGAGAGTTACGCTGGTGTTGAGTCGAACGACCGAGTCGCTAATTCCACAAAACAGGCCATTCCTGCGTCATTTGAAGGCTTGATCACCGCCGATATCACCTGGACCGGCCGGGTCGTCGCCAATGGCTCCATGGTCAACTTCACTGGCCCCTCTCTCCAGGCCATCGAGCAGAGCATTGCTTCTGTCTATCCCGGCTTTACTTGGGCTACTGCTCCCCAGCCTAACGATGATTTTTCTCTGAGCAGCCGTAACATTGATGACACCCAAGATGTCCCCACCCCTTCGGTAAGCCTCTGTCCCCTTTCTTACATGGCTCCGGGCCACATTCTCACCAATTTCCACAGTTGCTCAAGTGTTgggatggaggtgttggtaATGCCGATGCCTCCCACATCACTGAGGGCATCAATTACCTCCAGAGCGTCCCTGGATACTGCTCGAATGGTGCCGGCGCCGCCAACTGCGGACAGATCAGCTGCAGCTACAACAGCGCCATCATGTGgtgcaacaacaacaggcgTACCTACACCACGCACTGCAAGAGCCTTGCCAAGTATGCCACAGCTATTGTCAGGGGGTGCCAGCATGAGACGCGTGATTCGGCGCATGAGACCATCTGGACCCGCGGCATCCAGGGAGATGAGCTTGGGATTAGCGTCATTGCCGCGAAGCCAGCGGTTGATTGCTgagcaagaggagaaaggtGGGAGGAACTTTGGTTGCGAGAGATGACTGGTTATACAATGTCAATCGATCTGAGGTAGATGGAGGCAATCTGCGTAGAAGAGAGATATCGCAAGATGATGTTGTACGTGGCCCTTGTTGTTTTCCTTGGTGCTACGTCTGCCTATTCGACATTGTCTGAGCTTTGTTGCCATCTGGTCATGGGAGCCTCCATGCCCCGAGGTTACAACCCCGAGGCCTGTCATGTCACTGCTTGGCATGGGTAACGACAAGTACTAAACACAAAATGGGCAGCTgacgacatcaccaacccttcACAAGAAACAAGTCCCAAACTGAGGATCCCCCGATGGGAACGAGCAGCCCACAGACCCGTTGACATTGGTGCAGCACACGTCCACAAAGTTGTCGATCGTACAAGGTGACCCTGGAGGGCCACACATTGGCTTGAACGGATAGGCGTAGTCATCAGACTCGTAATCGGGGTATCTTGTCTCTGACTCGATGTCGTGACCCCGGTCATTGCCGACATGTGGAGGCGGGGCTTTTGTCTGTATCATGGTTAGACAGACGATGATCATGGGGTTCAAGAATGGGAGGGAGCTGCGGGAGCGAAACGTGAACAAGCCGAGTCTAGCTTTTGGGGCTTGTCCCAACAGGACTTTTGGAAGGGACCCATAGCGGCGGGCCGTTTGCAGGTTGTTTTGGTGTGCTTGTTGCAGAAACCTTTGGCGGATTGGGCCTCGAGGGCGCGGGAGCATTTGTTGCCTTTGAGGCAGCAGGGTTTCTTGGGGGCGGCGGGACGGGCGACGGGTATTTGGGTAGGGGGGCTTTCGAGGGGACTGTATGATGGGGGTGCGTCATTGGAATTGTCTAGGGAGTTCCAGACACGGAGGGAGCCGTCGGGGTGGGTGGTTCtttggagggcggtggtgagggaggtggtgatggtgatgaggagggggagcggtAGGAGCTTCATCTCGGTGGGTGCTACGGAATGAGGAGAAACAGATCAACGAGGGATTCACGGAGACGGTGTCGGTgaaaggggggttgatgtgctGGCTTGGTGAGTCGGGTCATGTTGAAGTGCGAGTCGCTGGTGATGGCACATTGGGCAGCCGGTTCCATCGCACCCAGAGATGTTGAACTCTGGGGCCGGTTATGGTGTTGGACCATGCCACTTGTCGAaccggtggtgttgtttctCCACTGGAAGACCAGATACCGATTCCGCGCATATGAACTATCATCTCAATTGATCAAACTTGTGTTTCTGGTCCTGCATGCCACAGGATATCGTTCGGGGGGAAGCATTGAGGGGGGTTAGCTGCCAAGATATCAATTGAACCCTTGGAGCAGATGGTTTTTGTGGGGTAATGGGGTGTGGGCCCAAGGATAGTGGGGTTGGCTCAGATAGGGGATGACGTCACAGTATATCGTCAACACGATCATGGACGAACAACAGCAGGAAGCAGGAAGCGACCCGGGAGCTTGCGGTAGCAATTCAGGCCCCTGCCAAGCCGATCTTCCAGATCCCATCTGAACTTCAATCAATCCATCACATACACTACGCAGTGACACCCGTCAATATGGTCGGACGACGCCCACGTGCTATCAACTGGGCCGCCGAGGACCACAAGAGCTGGCCTGCCATTCCGCGACAACGACGCCCTCCAGCCCACGGGTACcgagacgacgatgaagaagctgccctccctccccatgGAGAGACACCCAACACCCGACACACCGACCGAGCGAGGATAACGAGAGACACGGGCTTCAAAGATGAAGCAGCACTGCTGGCCGCCGAGCATCGGCGCGACGACCTCAAGCGTAGGGTCCTTGATGGCATGCGGGGGTTCGACCTTGAAAAGATGGATAAAAGGTGTCGCCGGTCGGACGATGAGCTGAAGAGGATAAAGAACAAGAAGATACGAAGTTTTTACGAGGCCCAAAATGATACACTGGATGCGTGGCTGGAAGTGGATGCCCTGGTCTACGCCGTTGCCGACGACGTCATTGACAGCATGGTACATCTCCAATTTTGATTTAGCCTAAGCTCCAGAGCTAACACCACACCGTCGACACAGAACCCGGACGCTGACGGCGATGGAATACCCGAACGACGGATGCCCCTCCAAGACTCCCGCGGCGCCATTGATTGCTTTCTACCACCCGAACACCGCGAGAAGCGTGCCCGAGACGAGAAGCACGCCCGCTgggccatcaacatcaatcTCTTGGCCAACATCTTCATGCTGGCTGCGAAGCTGATCAGCTTGAAGTTCAGTCCGTCTCTTTCACTGGCAGCAAGTACTGCCGACTCGGCGCTCGATCTCTTCTGTACGCTTATAGTCTATGGCACCAACCGCGTCGTTGCCTGGCGTCTCCAGGCCCTGCAGGTGAAGTATCCGGTGGGACGACGTCGTCTGGAGCCAATTGGGATTCTGGTCTTCAGTGTCATCATGGTCGTCTCATTCGTTCAAATCTTGCAAGAATCTGTCACCAAGCTGCTGCCTGGCGGTGATAGAGATGTTGCTCCCCTCCCAGCTGTGGCCATCGCAGCCATGGCGGCCAATGCAATCATCAAAGGCCTGATCGGGTTTGCATGTCGACACGTCAAGACAACTCAAGTTCAGGCACTGGTTCAGGACTGCAAGACGGATGTCTACTTCAACATTGCCTCGTTGCTCTTCCCGCTCGTGGGAGTGCATGCTCATATCTGGTGGCTTGATCCCGCGGGCGCTTCGCTCTTGGCGCTGTATGTGATTGTTGACTGGGCAGAGACGTGTATGCGCAACATCAGCAGGTTGACGGGAAGCAATGTGGGAGATGCGCTGCAGAAGAAGCTGATGTATCTCGCCTTTCGGTTTTCGCCCGTCGTGGAGGGGTTCAAATCGCTCACGGCCTACCATGCAGGGGATGGAGTCTGGGTCGAGCTGGACATTTTGCTGGATGAAAACACGCCACTGCCTACGGCTCACGATATCGCCGAAACGTTGCAGTATTGCTATGAGGGGTTGCAAGAGGTCGACAGGGCGTTTGTGACGGTGGACTACTCTACGTTTGGCCCGACCGGCCACGCAGCAATGTGATGAATGATCGTGGGGTGGATTAGGGATACGAGTTGGAGCTTGCGGCACAGCCAGGAATTGTTGTATAAACAGAGATACCCATGTTGCAGTAGGTTCACGCATGTAATAGTAGCTATTTTGGAACTTCGGAATGGTTTGACCCTTCCACATACTCGTGGTGGTGTGCTTGTATGCCCGACATTTCGCTGATATTGACACAGGAGCCAATGGGGTTGGTCTCTGCCACCTCTGATGACTGAATTGGGCTGCCACACAGCCCTACGGTAGGGCTCAAACAAGCTTGCCGCTGTACCTTCTGCGAGCTGAAGTGCAACGGCAGAGGGTCACCATTCCTACCATCTCCAAGCAAGTCGGCCGCTTTCCAGTCAGCCACAACCTGTCCCAACACCCGATGTGGTATCCTTCGGTgatgatcatcaccacctcttcaGAACTTCTCGTTTCTGCGACGCCATCAGCGCTGCTTTTGATGTTGGTCACCAGCAATCGAGTTCCTCGCCGTGTTATCTGTGGTTAGCTCGTCGATAGCAGCTCGCCACAGCGCTTCAATATTACGCCTTTTGTACTCGGATCCCTCGcatcttcaccctccccacaccCGGGCTTGTCTACGGCAACACGGAGCAACAGATGAGACGAGGGAAATATAAAGATGCCTCCAACGCCAGTAGCAATTTTTTTTGGACCATTGTTAAGCTCATCATTGGCGTAAAACACCACCCTTGCAAGCTCTACAGCCTCACCATTCCAAGATCTCACCATGACAACCCTCGAAAGCATTCTCAAGGACCCAGCTGTCGCTGGAGCCTACTGGACCCTTTCGAATCCCGAGGACATGTCCCCCGCCGAGTCGACTTTCACCATCGGCGGCTACAGCGAAGCTGTCTTTGAACCTGACAACCGCACCCCCGTCGACGAGACCGACTATGCCGATGGCGGAAAATACCGGTGTTTGTCCCCTTTTTCCACACTACCCCAGGAGACATCCATCACTGACATGTCTCAGCCATCGTCAAGATCGTCATGCGCTACGAAGGCCAAACCAAAGACGACAGGCGTTGGGCCATCGGCACGGGGTAtctcatctcccccaacaccttcgTCACCGCCGGCCACTGCGTCTATGACCGCACTGGTGGAGGCCAAGGTGCTCAACCGAGCGGTTTGGGCCGTGTCGTCCAGATGAAGTGCTACATTGGTTATTGCGGTCTTGACAGTGTCACTCGTCCCAACAGCACCGTCCAGGCTCGTCGCGCTCTCGCTACTGTCACCACCGCGCAGTGGATCACCACTGGTGATAGGCGGTATGATGTCTCTTTTGTGAGGCTTGATCGCCCGTTTGAGGGGAGAGTCAGGGCGCATGATGGCGGGAGCACACTCCGGAACTTTGTTATTCAGGAGACGccgatgagggagaagggcGCGTTGCTGGGCGTGGTGGGGTACCCGGGGGATAAATACTTGAAtaaggagaagggggcgcAAATGTATGAGTTGTTTGAGACGGTGGACTATGatttgggaaagggggcggGGAATATGTTGCAGTATCGGATTTCGACTTTTAAAGGTGAGTGGTTGACTGGTTGCTTGATCCCATGGTGACTATGGTGATGTGACACTAATGCGAGATTCGGACAGGACAATCGGGGGCTCCCGTGATTCGGAAATGGGATGCTGCTCCAGACAAGGGGCAGTTGGTTGTCATTGGCACGCATTGCTACGGAGGAGAGGCGCGCAACTCGGCCAGTGTGATTGGCGGGGAGTATGGCAACAACTAcaacttcttcctcgcgGCTCTTGAACAGCTCCCTCCTACTGTCAAGGATGTGACAGGTGTGAAGCGGGTAGTGGGAAATGACGACTCAGGTGAGACTGGCACCGAGACTGGTATGGATGGTCCGGTCGGTGAGGCGGAGGGCTTTCTTGATGTTCTCAAGGACATCGGCCGGGTGGTTGCTCCTGTTGTGCAAACTGCCCTTCCCTTGGTTTCACCGCTTCTTGGTCCAATGGGTGGACCGGTGAGCGCCATTGGGAGTATCGCTATGGGCGCACTCAGCAAAGCAGTTCAGGAATCGGATGTGGAATCTGGTCTGCCTTCTCCGCCGAGGATCaagcttgctgctggtgtggCCGAACGCGCCGTGGTGGCCGAGAGTGTCTTGCAGACTGTCCTCAGGATGGAGAGATCTCCTGTCTCTCAGAGAATCGTCGACAAGATGAGATCCAAGTACACCGCTACTGGATTTACCTCGAAGCACGCAGCCAAGTTGGGTCCTAGGATGGTGCCCCTGCTCAGCCAGGCTGGCTTGAGAATCGCTGTCACGGAAGGGCTGATCCAAAAGCCAGCTGAGTTTGGAGCCACAAAGCAGGTGCCAGTCGCGCAGACCGAAGCCGACTTGACTGGAGATACCCACACCGACAGGTTCCTCGAGAACATCGCCAAGACCGAGGCCAAGGTCTTGAAGTCAGGGGCTCAGTCCGAGGCATTCTTTGACAACTTGGGGCCATTCTTGACGAGAGCACTCAAAGTGGCTTCGCCTGTCTTGCTGACGTCTGCGAGGGCTGGCTTGCAAAAGATAGATCAGATTCTGGCCAAGAAAGAGAAGCAAGTTGGCGGTGGCACTGAGGCTCTGCTAGAGGACCCAACCAATGAGAAGGTCATCACTGATGAGAAGGCCGCTGCATTGCTCGCCCACAGGGCTGTCGTTGCGGAGTGTGCCTTGCAGGCTGTTCTGGAGGCGGAGCCAAAAGAGCTGAGGGAGAGTGCGATCCTGGGAGAAAGCGCGGGTTCAGCAGAGCAGGAGAGCTTCTTTGGCGGTTTGCTCAAGACTGTCCAGCGCATTGCGCCGGCCGTGTTGAAGGCTGCCCCGGCAGTTCTCAACACAGCTGTTCCGATCCTTCTTGGTGCTATCAGCGGTCCTGCTGGAGCACCCGCCGTTGCTGCGGCCTCTTTTAGTGTGTCATCTGTTGAGGATACTGCTGACACTCTGAACGGTGAacatgctgctgttggtgtcaACGGCTGGAGCAAGAAGAAAGCTGGTATCAACGGGGGATCCTTCAAGGTAAGCAATGTTTCATTTGCTTTGGTTTGACAGTGCCAAAAGGGAACATACCAACAGTGGAGGTGTAGACGGTTCAATTTTCATTATCAGCTGTTGCCCCGGGCTCAAGTTTGGACCAGTTGCCCGCGAACGTGGCACGGGCTAGTGGTTCAAGCGCGTTTAGCAATCCAGAGCATGAGGGgattgaagaggaagaaactCAGTCGATCAGTGATTGTGGTGATGACAGGGTATCAAGCTgcggagaggatgatgaccaAAATCAAGATGGGGTTGACTGgcttgacgatgatgagcttTGTGGCTCTTTCAACAGAAGCTGACCTGTTTTGTTTGCCTAGGTGCCTGTTGCTAGCTTGGCTTGAGCTCTGTTACAGAATAAGTGCCGCCTGCCAGGGTGGAAGGGGATAATATGGTTTGGAAGGCGGCTTGGTGTCACGTATGTTTCTGGTTATGATTGGATTATGAGGTGGATTGGTTGGGGCGGGACACTGAGAGCACATGACTGAACTGATTTATGAGTAACAATATTACACCTTGGAATTGACCTGCGGATGACGTTTGGTTTGTTGCTTTTGTCACTGCAAACTGTGTCAGCATAATAGCATTCAGTcaccctgctgctgcgaaaATGCAAAGATGTGTGAGTCTAATTATCAACCGCACAAAAGATTGAGGTTTCCAAGAAGATCTATTGTCTGTGTATAAAGTCAGGGGCATTGTTGTCTAGGATGTTCCATTGATCTCTCCAACTCATTGCGTCTATTTCTCTGTTTATCCGGTCTGGCTATTAGTCGATTGTTGTTTAAAGAACAAAGGATACACCTCACTGTTCGACGTCGAGAGTATCTAACTACTAACACAAAGGATTGCTACATGAACTCTATCGTCATTGAGGAAGGCAAATTACCAGCTGTCCACCCCCTTCAGAGAGTTTTGGGTTCCTAAAGTTGTGGAATCAGCTCGTCAATACTTGAAGATCCTGGACTTTGGATTTATGAATACTCTTGAAGGATATATCCTCCCATATAAGTGAATTACAAAGGCAAATCATGGAACAAGTAGCTTACAGTAGTCTACCTCTTTACTGCTCTTCACTGCTCTTCACTGCTCTTCACTGCTCTTCCCCTTCAACGGTCATCGGCCTTTTGTAGAGCAGCTCAACTTCACCTCATCGATCATTCACTAGCCTGGAGCACACCGTGGTCCTTATACCAGCTAATCGCCGGCAGAAGATATATCAGCTACCTGCTCTTGTCAACACTCCTCGCTCTCGGCCTTCAGACTATATGGAACCATCGTCATATGTCAAGATTGGGACCGCGGAATTCACCTATGCTATCAGCGAATCACTCGGCGCACGGTCTGTTTGCCATGGAAGTCAATGATAGGGGGGTGCGTGCACTGCCTTGAGCCGCATCCCCTGACCATATCTTACTCTTCACGTCGTTTCCGTTCTCGTTTTCGGATCTTCTCAGCTAAGACTTGCGTGAGTACTATGGGTTCTTCGCATTGCTCCAGGAAGTGTGGGTTGACTTCGAGATACCGTAATATATATAttcgttttcttttcttcttcctcaccacctcaatTCATTGACGGGGTCTACTTAGCCTCACACTTTGCTTCACCTTAGACTCCATACCCTATCCCTGATCCTAGACCGTCTCGGTACTCGATCCCATCAGTTTCTCCCGACGACTAACGTCCAGATATGGTGGACCTACCACGGCATCAATTGTACCTGCGGTACAAGGATGCCACCAGGTACATCACCACCTGGCTGGTGACAAAAGGTCGTGAGACACGGTTTGAAGAGCGTCTCCAACCTGGCAATCTATCTGTTTCAACACTGCAGAGTTTGGGATAATGGATCATCGACAAGCAACTAGTTGTACCAGAGACAGTCTTGAGGTTGCTAAACCTTGCCATAGCCCTGAGAACACAATAAGGCGAGGGTATGGGCCGAGAAGATCCGTCTGAGGTCGATTGAAGACATCTTTATTTTATTGACTCCCTGAATTCCATACGCACTActctccaaaacctcacCAAAATCAGCCAGCACTTCATCAGCTTCGGCCCTGTCGACAAGGTCTGCCCCGCAAGAGAGGGGGTTCCATCTTTTTCAGGCCACAGGGACTCTGTCTACAGAGACTCTGGACACAGAGGTCGAGGCTTGTTCCAATCTTCTGAGTGCTATTTCTGAGTTTATCAATGTATCCGTCAGTGTGGGGCACCTGACAAAGGGCCCGGGTTTCACCAGACCCACACCTGATTGCTCTTAAGGTGGTTTTTCCtatttgtttacttttgaactgaacaaccaacaacttGCTGTAATAACCAATTTTTTCAACCTATTTCTGGCCTTTTGGCCCTCATTTTTGCAGCCAGTGACTTACCTAGGCCACTAGGCCAACAATCAGTTTACAAGTCAAGAGTCTAACACTTTTTCTGGGCAGATATTCAAGATGGCCCAGCGTACCAACTTGAGCCATCGGTTACTATTCATGAAGGAATCTCCCATTTTCGCATGCTCATTGAAGAGTATTGTTAAATCTGTGACATGGTCCAGTATTTCTGGGACTAGTactcaaacaacaacaagtcAGCCGAAAACACAGTCAGACCGGCCATTGAGTGGGTTGTCCTCTTGGACCCATCATACAGAAATGTCGCAATCGAACTCCTTATGAAGcctctcaacaccaccaaagcagCAGTCGGCAAAGTGATGAACGGAAACCCATAATTGGGCGTCTATTATGCGCTTTTCCAGCCAGGTCATGGAGCCTTCCCGAAGCCAGATTTTCTCGCGACTTATCGTATGTACAGCAGATGGCACCGTAGCCAAAAATCAGATGTGCCCATCGAGAATCCCGCCGCGAACCAACAACACGTCAATGATGCAGCACAGCAACTGTTTACCATGGGCTCAGCTTCGATAAAATCCAAAGAGCCAACTTTGGTGGACCACCTTAGTCGGATCGTGGCTTCAGACGTCAACGGAAACAGGGTGAGCATGGCAAGCGTCTTTGAGATTGAAACTCTTTGCTTGGCTCAGCTCAGGCTGGATACCGATAGGAAAGACCCTGTTCAAACGCTCAAGGACCTTCTCACCTCTCTTACATCAGAAATCAAGGCTTTACCGACGTGGTTTCTGAAGATGAAGGTTGATTCGAATAGGACATTAGATGAGATGCTCGTTCCCACTCGCAGCTCTCTTGACAGTCTGCAAAAGGATCAGTGGGctatcaagaagaagcatggTGGCTCCACGTCTAGTGTCCCTTTCTCCAAGTTTCACAAAAACCCTGTTTATTGTGGTCTGGAAGTACTTTAACTCAGAATCTTTGGCCAAAACGTTGGTCTGGCTATTGAGGAGAGGCTGGGTGGCATCACCGCTGCCATCCACCTGGGAAACGCATTGGGCCAGGAGGGATACGTAGAAGGCCTCGACAAGGGCAATCTCGGCGTCGTTTACAAAGCTCAAAAGCCTTTGAGCCTTTGAGCTTCTTCATCTGTTTTGTTCCGCCGTCTGAGAGACCGGATTTCATAAGAAGCTACTTTTTAGTAATTGGTGGCTCCGCTATCAGGTCAGCACGTCATCATCGACCAGGGCCAGCGGTCTAAGCATCCGCAGCCGGAAGAAGAATCTGACACAACAGGCGCCATTCTCAACGGCCATCTTGTGACAGCTTTAAGAATGGACATAAAAAGATTCACCCTCGACGACCGGGATCTTGTCAAGATACTGTCAACGCACAATCAAGACATGAACAATAAGTACGAAGCCGGTGTTTCCGCACAGCACAGCCCGCTCGGGGATGCCGTGGCATTGATCCAGAGTGAGATCGCATCGCTGGAAACAGATTACCTGCGAGCTGTCAACTCCTCCTAGGCGTGTTTAACAGAGATCCAAGGGGTTTTCGGTGGACCTATGACAACACCGAATGGGCACAGCAACCGCGGTGCCCATCCAAGACCAGGTCGATGATTGTGTGGTTACAACAGCCAGGGTTTTCGACCAGAACACCCTTAACGATAGGGAATTGATGGCACGAATCGCAACGGCATACAAGTCCGCGATCTTCCCTAAAGCTTGACCTTATATGCGTTTCCTACGGCGAAC comes from the Podospora pseudocomata strain CBS 415.72m chromosome 5, whole genome shotgun sequence genome and includes:
- a CDS encoding hypothetical protein (EggNog:ENOG503PQMU), translating into MFASHVIGMLLAAASVKAIPASFEGLITADITWTGRVVANGSMVNFTGPSLQAIEQSIASVYPGFTWATAPQPNDDFSLSSRNIDDTQDVPTPSLLKCWDGGVGNADASHITEGINYLQSVPGYCSNGAGAANCGQISCSYNSAIMWCNNNRRTYTTHCKSLAKYATAIVRGCQHETRDSAHETIWTRGIQGDELGISVIAAKPAVDC
- a CDS encoding hypothetical protein (EggNog:ENOG503PFZG) produces the protein MLPRPRGPIRQRFLQQAHQNNLQTARRYGSLPKVLLGQAPKARLGLFTFRSRSSLPFLNPMIIVCLTMIQTKAPPPHVGNDRGHDIESETRYPDYESDDYAYPFKPMCGPPGSPCTIDNFVDVCCTNVNGSVGCSFPSGDPQFGTCFL
- a CDS encoding hypothetical protein (EggNog:ENOG503NV93; COG:P) — encoded protein: MVGRRPRAINWAAEDHKSWPAIPRQRRPPAHGYRDDDEEAALPPHGETPNTRHTDRARITRDTGFKDEAALLAAEHRRDDLKRRVLDGMRGFDLEKMDKRCRRSDDELKRIKNKKIRSFYEAQNDTLDAWLEVDALVYAVADDVIDSMNPDADGDGIPERRMPLQDSRGAIDCFLPPEHREKRARDEKHARWAININLLANIFMLAAKLISLKFSPSLSLAASTADSALDLFCTLIVYGTNRVVAWRLQALQVKYPVGRRRLEPIGILVFSVIMVVSFVQILQESVTKLLPGGDRDVAPLPAVAIAAMAANAIIKGLIGFACRHVKTTQVQALVQDCKTDVYFNIASLLFPLVGVHAHIWWLDPAGASLLALYVIVDWAETCMRNISRLTGSNVGDALQKKLMYLAFRFSPVVEGFKSLTAYHAGDGVWVELDILLDENTPLPTAHDIAETLQYCYEGLQEVDRAFVTVDYSTFGPTGHAAM
- a CDS encoding hypothetical protein (COG:O; EggNog:ENOG503P3V7; MEROPS:MER0000265), with the translated sequence MTTLESILKDPAVAGAYWTLSNPEDMSPAESTFTIGGYSEAVFEPDNRTPVDETDYADGGKYRSIVKIVMRYEGQTKDDRRWAIGTGYLISPNTFVTAGHCVYDRTGGGQGAQPSGLGRVVQMKCYIGYCGLDSVTRPNSTVQARRALATVTTAQWITTGDRRYDVSFVRLDRPFEGRVRAHDGGSTLRNFVIQETPMREKGALLGVVGYPGDKYLNKEKGAQMYELFETVDYDLGKGAGNMLQYRISTFKGQSGAPVIRKWDAAPDKGQLVVIGTHCYGGEARNSASVIGGEYGNNYNFFLAALEQLPPTVKDVTGVKRVVGNDDSGETGTETGMDGPVGEAEGFLDVLKDIGRVVAPVVQTALPLVSPLLGPMGGPVSAIGSIAMGALSKAVQESDVESGLPSPPRIKLAAGVAERAVVAESVLQTVLRMERSPVSQRIVDKMRSKYTATGFTSKHAAKLGPRMVPLLSQAGLRIAVTEGLIQKPAEFGATKQVPVAQTEADLTGDTHTDRFLENIAKTEAKVLKSGAQSEAFFDNLGPFLTRALKVASPVLLTSARAGLQKIDQILAKKEKQVGGGTEALLEDPTNEKVITDEKAAALLAHRAVVAECALQAVLEAEPKELRESAILGESAGSAEQESFFGGLLKTVQRIAPAVLKAAPAVLNTAVPILLGAISGPAGAPAVAAASFSVSSVEDTADTLNGEHAAVGVNGWSKKKAGINGGSFKTVQFSLSAVAPGSSLDQLPANVARASGSSAFSNPEHEGIEEEETQSISDCGDDRVSSCGEDDDQNQDGVDWLDDDELCGSFNRS